Within the Bacillus mesophilus genome, the region GGTTATGTCCGCCTTCTGGAATGATTATGTTAGCATATCGTTTTGTAGGTTCAATAAACTGATTGTGCATCGGTCTTACTACTGAGATATACTGTTCAATCACCGAATCTAACGTACGCCCTCGCTCTTTAATATCACGGAGCATTCTTCTAATGATTCGAATATCCGCATCTGTATCGACAAATAATTTTATATCCATTAACTCTCTTAGTCGATCATCTTCAAGAACCAAAATACCCTCGAGTATGATAACATCCTTTGGTTCTACAATAATAACATCTTTAGATCTTGTGTGAAGCTTATAATCGTATACTGGCTTTTCAATGGGTTTGTACTGAAGCAGCTCTTTCATATGGGAAATTAACAAGTCATTGTCAAAAGCTAATGGATGATCATAATTGGTTTTAAGTCTATCCTCCATTGGCACATGAGTTTGATCTTTGTAATAAAAGTCCTGTTCTATTAATAGGATTGAATGTCCTTTAAAATGTTCATAAATCGCTTTTGTTACACTTGTTTTCCCTGAACCAGATCCGCCAGCGATTCCAATTACAATGGGTTTACTTCCCATTATTAATTCTCCTTCCGCATCATGTTGTAAGGGAAAACTGGACGATCAACCTTGAACTTTATAATTTGTAAAGGATGCCTCGCAGCATCAAGCTCATTGCCATCTTCATCCCAAATGACATCAATTTTTTGAGTAAAGTTATCAATTTCTGGTCCAAAGAATTCTACTTCATCACCAGGTTTAAAGTAATTTCGTTGTTGTAGGGTAACCGTATTCGTATTGATATCAAAATCAAGAACTAGCCCTGCAAAGTCGAAGGTGGTTTTCTTGCTATGGTTTCCATACATTTGTTCTTTATACCCAGGTACCCCTTCAAAAAATGCTGAAGCTGTTTCACGATTAGCACATTTATCTAGCTCTCTTACCCA harbors:
- the udk gene encoding uridine kinase, with the protein product MGSKPIVIGIAGGSGSGKTSVTKAIYEHFKGHSILLIEQDFYYKDQTHVPMEDRLKTNYDHPLAFDNDLLISHMKELLQYKPIEKPVYDYKLHTRSKDVIIVEPKDVIILEGILVLEDDRLRELMDIKLFVDTDADIRIIRRMLRDIKERGRTLDSVIEQYISVVRPMHNQFIEPTKRYANIIIPEGGHNHVAIDLMVTKIQTILEEKVIL